A stretch of the Orcinus orca chromosome 1, mOrcOrc1.1, whole genome shotgun sequence genome encodes the following:
- the ITPKB gene encoding inositol-trisphosphate 3-kinase B isoform X2 encodes MAMYCYALNSLVIMNSANQVKSGGGPRPSSSETPPPPGRAVLSPGSVFSPGSGSSFLFPAAESSPEEPGSPLGWRSGRRRLNSSSGSGSSVGSPSWAGRLRGDGQQVVTTGTLSPPGPEEAKRKLRILQRELQNVQVNQKVGMFEAHIQAQSSAAQAPRSPRLGRARSPSPCPFRSISQPRGRVLAPSEGRRTKSWGEQCPETSEADSRRRGGTPSQRLSKDKEGVAPFPGPAAPAGSAAQGPGASVKMRKPVPAGRHCGSPIAMEVDKRVSPPLGTQNYQAPPLGLVGVNITMAAEVAARATSTGPHHPQDPALTELSERARELGGVYPREALAKSQGQSLGSETSPAPERGGPRSGEPPGKVGRGNLPGGMPGSGAPEADKRPEERTVNAQSPADSSEAPGWFRQPRDWGSVGSEGTQSGALVAREARPRSNRVDEGSASLGLLGGSSSAQPGPGELEAGIPSGGMLEPLPCWEAKDLKEPQCLPGDRVGVQPGSSRVWLDSMEEAGLAWTCVTGVQSEGTWGSQPQGRDAHPSPEQLSPDQKDKPSRGEACSRSNIPAVIITDMGAQEDGALEEVQGSPLGGLPLRKLSSSSASSTGFSSSYEDSEEDISSDPERCLDPNSAFLHTLDQQKPRVTFDSKPAVCEVRIMVSGNVTRFLWCGPWAVEAETGHI; translated from the exons ATGGCTATGTACTGCTATGCACTCAACAGCCTGGTGATCATGAATAGCGCCAACCAGGTGAAGAGCGGCGGCGGCCCTCGGCCCAGCAGCAGCGAGACGCCCCCGCCGCCGGGGAGGGCCGTGTTGAGCCCCGGCAGCGTTTTCAGCCCCGGGAGTggctcctctttcctcttccccgCAGCTGAGTCGTCGCCGGAGGAGCCCGGGAGCCCCCTGGGCTGGCGGAGTGGCCGGCGCAGGCTGAATAGTagcagcggcagcggcagcagcgtGGGCAGCCCGAGTTGGGCGGGTCGCCTAAGAGGCGACGGGCAGCAGGTGGTGACCACCGGTACCCTCTCCCCTCCGGGGCCGGAGGAGGCCAAAAGGAAGCTTCGAATCCTACAGCGCGAGCTGCAGAACGTGCAGGTgaaccagaaagtgggcatgTTCGAGGCACACATCCAGGCGCAGAGCTCCGCCGCTCAAGCGCCCCGCAGCCCGCGTTTGGGCAGGGCTCGATCGCCCTCCCCGTGCCCCTTCCGCAGCATCAGTCAGCCCCGAGGAAGGGTCCTGGCTCCGAGTGAGGGGCGGAGGACAAAGTCCTGGGGGGAACAATGTCCGGAGACTTCAGAGGCCGACTCCCGGAGAAGAGGAGGGACGCCCAGCCAACGCCTCTCGAAGGACAAAGAGGGAGTAGCACCTTTCCCCGGCCCTGCTGCCCCGGCAGGATCAGCGGCTCAGGGTCCAGGCGCTTCGGTGAAAATGAGAAAGCCGGTCCCGGCCGGACGCCACTGTGGCTCACCCATTGCTATGGAAGTTGACAAGAGGGTTTCTCCTCCTTTGGGAACTCAGAATTACCAAGCTCCCCCGTTGGGGCTGGTCGGAGTGAACATAACGATGGCCGCAGAAGTGGCAGCGAGAGCCACATCCACTGGGCCACACCATCCACAGGACCCAGCCCTCACTGAGCTGTCTGAGAGGGCCCGCGAGCTTGGGGGTGTGTACCCTCGAGAGGCCCTGGCCAAGAGTCAGGGGCAGTCTTTGGGCAGTGAGACAAGTCCGGCCCCAGAGAGGGGCGGGCCCCGCAGTGGAGAGCCCcctgggaaggtggggagaggaaaTCTGCCCGGTGGCATGCCGGGCTCCGGGGCGCCTGAAGCGGACAAAAGGCCAGAGGAGAGGACTGTGAACGCGCAGAGTCCAGCGGACTCCTCTGAGGCCCCGGGCTGGTTCAGGCAGCCCAGAGACTGGGGCTCAGTAGGCTCCGAGGGGACCCAGAGTGGGGCCCTAGTGGCCAGGGAGGCACGGCCGCGCTCCAACAGAGTGGATGAAGGGTCTGCGTCGCTGGGCTTGCTTGGGGGCAGCAGCTCAGCACAGCCAGGCCCCGGGGAGTTGGAGGCGGGGATTCCCTCTGGCGGAATGCTGGAGCCTTTGCCCTGTTGGGAAGCAAAAGATCTGAAAGAACCTCAGTGCCTTCCTGGGGACAGGGTGGGTGTGCAGCCTGGGAGCTCCAGGGTTTGGCTGGACTCCATGGAAGAAGCGGGTCTGGCCTGGACGTGTGTCACAGGGGTACAATCCGAGGGGACTTGGGGAAGCCAGCCTCAGGGCAGAGATGCCCACCCCAGCCCAGAGCAGCTCTCCCCAGATCAGAAGGACAAGCCTTCCAGGGGAGAGGCCTGCAGCCGAAGCAATATCCCTGCCGTCATCATTACAGACATGGGTGCCCAGGAGGATGGTGCCTTGGAGGAGgtgcagggaagccctctgggcgGCCTGCCGCTGAGGAAACTGTCCTCTTCCTCTGCGTCTTCCACTGGCTTCTCCTCCTCCTATGAGGACTCGGAAGAGGACATCTCCAGTGACCCCGAGCGCTGCCTGGACCCCAACTCTGCCTTCCTGCATACCCTGGACCAGCAGAAGCCCAGAGTG ACATTTGATTCAAAACCTGCTGTATGTGAAGTACGTATCATGGTGTCTGGAAATGTGACAAGATTTCTTTGGTGTGGACCTTGGGCAGTCGAGGCCGAAACTGGGCACATTTAA
- the ITPKB gene encoding inositol-trisphosphate 3-kinase B isoform X3 yields MAMYCYALNSLVIMNSANQVKSGGGPRPSSSETPPPPGRAVLSPGSVFSPGSGSSFLFPAAESSPEEPGSPLGWRSGRRRLNSSSGSGSSVGSPSWAGRLRGDGQQVVTTGTLSPPGPEEAKRKLRILQRELQNVQVNQKVGMFEAHIQAQSSAAQAPRSPRLGRARSPSPCPFRSISQPRGRVLAPSEGRRTKSWGEQCPETSEADSRRRGGTPSQRLSKDKEGVAPFPGPAAPAGSAAQGPGASVKMRKPVPAGRHCGSPIAMEVDKRVSPPLGTQNYQAPPLGLVGVNITMAAEVAARATSTGPHHPQDPALTELSERARELGGVYPREALAKSQGQSLGSETSPAPERGGPRSGEPPGKVGRGNLPGGMPGSGAPEADKRPEERTVNAQSPADSSEAPGWFRQPRDWGSVGSEGTQSGALVAREARPRSNRVDEGSASLGLLGGSSSAQPGPGELEAGIPSGGMLEPLPCWEAKDLKEPQCLPGDRVGVQPGSSRVWLDSMEEAGLAWTCVTGVQSEGTWGSQPQGRDAHPSPEQLSPDQKDKPSRGEACSRSNIPAVIITDMGAQEDGALEEVQGSPLGGLPLRKLSSSSASSTGFSSSYEDSEEDISSDPERCLDPNSAFLHTLDQQKPRVIVAAEPYL; encoded by the exons ATGGCTATGTACTGCTATGCACTCAACAGCCTGGTGATCATGAATAGCGCCAACCAGGTGAAGAGCGGCGGCGGCCCTCGGCCCAGCAGCAGCGAGACGCCCCCGCCGCCGGGGAGGGCCGTGTTGAGCCCCGGCAGCGTTTTCAGCCCCGGGAGTggctcctctttcctcttccccgCAGCTGAGTCGTCGCCGGAGGAGCCCGGGAGCCCCCTGGGCTGGCGGAGTGGCCGGCGCAGGCTGAATAGTagcagcggcagcggcagcagcgtGGGCAGCCCGAGTTGGGCGGGTCGCCTAAGAGGCGACGGGCAGCAGGTGGTGACCACCGGTACCCTCTCCCCTCCGGGGCCGGAGGAGGCCAAAAGGAAGCTTCGAATCCTACAGCGCGAGCTGCAGAACGTGCAGGTgaaccagaaagtgggcatgTTCGAGGCACACATCCAGGCGCAGAGCTCCGCCGCTCAAGCGCCCCGCAGCCCGCGTTTGGGCAGGGCTCGATCGCCCTCCCCGTGCCCCTTCCGCAGCATCAGTCAGCCCCGAGGAAGGGTCCTGGCTCCGAGTGAGGGGCGGAGGACAAAGTCCTGGGGGGAACAATGTCCGGAGACTTCAGAGGCCGACTCCCGGAGAAGAGGAGGGACGCCCAGCCAACGCCTCTCGAAGGACAAAGAGGGAGTAGCACCTTTCCCCGGCCCTGCTGCCCCGGCAGGATCAGCGGCTCAGGGTCCAGGCGCTTCGGTGAAAATGAGAAAGCCGGTCCCGGCCGGACGCCACTGTGGCTCACCCATTGCTATGGAAGTTGACAAGAGGGTTTCTCCTCCTTTGGGAACTCAGAATTACCAAGCTCCCCCGTTGGGGCTGGTCGGAGTGAACATAACGATGGCCGCAGAAGTGGCAGCGAGAGCCACATCCACTGGGCCACACCATCCACAGGACCCAGCCCTCACTGAGCTGTCTGAGAGGGCCCGCGAGCTTGGGGGTGTGTACCCTCGAGAGGCCCTGGCCAAGAGTCAGGGGCAGTCTTTGGGCAGTGAGACAAGTCCGGCCCCAGAGAGGGGCGGGCCCCGCAGTGGAGAGCCCcctgggaaggtggggagaggaaaTCTGCCCGGTGGCATGCCGGGCTCCGGGGCGCCTGAAGCGGACAAAAGGCCAGAGGAGAGGACTGTGAACGCGCAGAGTCCAGCGGACTCCTCTGAGGCCCCGGGCTGGTTCAGGCAGCCCAGAGACTGGGGCTCAGTAGGCTCCGAGGGGACCCAGAGTGGGGCCCTAGTGGCCAGGGAGGCACGGCCGCGCTCCAACAGAGTGGATGAAGGGTCTGCGTCGCTGGGCTTGCTTGGGGGCAGCAGCTCAGCACAGCCAGGCCCCGGGGAGTTGGAGGCGGGGATTCCCTCTGGCGGAATGCTGGAGCCTTTGCCCTGTTGGGAAGCAAAAGATCTGAAAGAACCTCAGTGCCTTCCTGGGGACAGGGTGGGTGTGCAGCCTGGGAGCTCCAGGGTTTGGCTGGACTCCATGGAAGAAGCGGGTCTGGCCTGGACGTGTGTCACAGGGGTACAATCCGAGGGGACTTGGGGAAGCCAGCCTCAGGGCAGAGATGCCCACCCCAGCCCAGAGCAGCTCTCCCCAGATCAGAAGGACAAGCCTTCCAGGGGAGAGGCCTGCAGCCGAAGCAATATCCCTGCCGTCATCATTACAGACATGGGTGCCCAGGAGGATGGTGCCTTGGAGGAGgtgcagggaagccctctgggcgGCCTGCCGCTGAGGAAACTGTCCTCTTCCTCTGCGTCTTCCACTGGCTTCTCCTCCTCCTATGAGGACTCGGAAGAGGACATCTCCAGTGACCCCGAGCGCTGCCTGGACCCCAACTCTGCCTTCCTGCATACCCTGGACCAGCAGAAGCCCAGAGTG ATCGTTGCGGCGGAGCCTTATCTGTGA